Part of the Microbacterium immunditiarum genome is shown below.
TTCACGTGAAACATGCGCCCCTTGCGCCGCGAGGCGGCCTCGGCTGCGGGGGAGGAACCTGTTCGCGACTGCCAGAGTCGCAAACGGGCGAGGCGACGGGTGAGATCGGCACGCGCGGTGGCCTGTCTGTGGGACAGCGCGAAGGGCCCGAGAGGTGATGGCTGTTCAGAGGACGAGCCGCGTGCCGGTCCCCCCGAGCGGCATCCGGGTTCGTCACCGTCGACGCGTCCGCCGTTTCACGTGAACGTCCGTCCGTTGCGTCACCGGAGGGAACCGGTCGAGGTGCGAGGACCAGCGCGGCCCTACAGAGCCGCAGCGGGGTGATGTGAGGGAGAGTTCCGGACTTGACGTGTGTGTCTGCTTGGTCCGCGCTATACCCACCGGAACGACTGACCCGCTCTTCACGGAGCGAGCCGATATCCCTCGCCCGCACCGCTCGTACATTTCGAGGGAGTGCCAGAACCGCGCGGCTCGCGTTTCGCCAAGGACATCGCGCGTACGGAGGTGACCGGGAACTGAACCTGCGCGCGAGATCGCGTCGTTTCACGTGAAACGGTCCTGAATGACACGGCGCTCGTTCCCGTTGGGCCGAGATCCAGCCGCGCCAGGTGTACCCGGTGGGGATCCGCCCTCGCTCGGCCTGACGATGGTGCCGAGACACGCGCGCGTCCGCGTCACCGGGCGGAGCGACGTATCGCGACATGAACGGCGGCGGCGAGTCGGCCCATTCCTGCACGGCCGGGCACGCGCCTCGTGTCGTCGTTGCCGGCTCGCATAAGGAAGGAGCGGGCGAGCAGTTCGCTAAGAGAAGCGCCTTGTCGTGTTGGGTTCGGCGACAACCGCGCATCAGCGACGGGTCGGGCGCGTCGTCGTGTGCCACGCGCGGCACGCGCGTCTCTGGCGGGTGCGGGCCACGCCCGGCCGTGTCCGAGTCGGGCCGGACGTCCGTAACGCGACCGAACCGTCGTACCGAGGCACTCGTGTAGCGGCCCGGCGCGCGGTCTCTGCACCGGTCGCGGGCGCGCCGGTGGAGAGGCGCAACTGCCTTCACAGCGTGCAGGCAGAGGTGCGGCGCGGTGCTTCCTCCAACCGCGACGCTCGCGCGAGCGCGCACGAAGCGGATTCGGATGCGATCCCTTCCTGTGCCACGAGCGGACGTCGGCGCAGGAGACGAGCGGTCCGGCGCTCATCGCGAATCGACTCGAATCCCGAGGTGCCCCCCGAGCACAGACCCCGCGAGACGAGCCCGGGCGCGGTCACGCGGTCTACGACTCGCCGCGCGGTGCGGGGCAACGCCGCAAACCACTCAGCGGACAACCCGAGCCCGAGCCCCTGTGCCGGTCTCAACGGGCCCGCCCTGAAGCGCACTGCGTGCAAGCGGGCTCCGACGGCCGCGCGACGGAGGGGATGCGTGGCTGCAGGAGATACCGCGACTGGACCTCCCCGACGCAGCGCCAATCCGTCTCACGCCGTCTCCGTTTCACGTGAAACGCCCCCGCTGCCGCACGCGCGGGGAGAGCCGTCAGCGGACGGTCGCTCGCACGACGCGCGTCGGCTGGTCGAGAAGCCCCTCGCCGAGAACTTCCACTCGCACGTCCCTGAGACCGAACCGGCGGATCTGCTTCTCCGCCGCGGCGATCTCGTCAGAAGCGGCAGCTCCTTTCAACAGAATCAACTCGCCGCCATCGCGTACGAGCGGCGCGGAGAGCGGAATCAGCGTCCGCAGTGCGCTCACGGCCCGCGCGGTCACCGCGTCGAGGGTCGGGCCGTGCGACCACTCCTCTGCACGCCCCCGAACCACCTCGACGTTCGAGAGACCGAGCGCTGCCGCCTGCTCTTCGAGCCACGCGACTCGTCGCTCCATCGGCTCGATCAACACCCACTCCACATCGGGGCGCGCAATCGCGAGGACCAAGCCGGGAAGGCCGGCACCAGACCCGACATCGCCCACTCGCCCCGAGAAGAGCGGGGCGGCGATGGCGCAATTCAGAACGTGCCGCGACCAAAGGCGCTCTGCCTCGAGTGGGCCGATGAGCCCGCGCTCCTCACCGTGCCGGGCAAGCGCGTCGGTGAAGGCGCGCGCGACCTCGATGCGGTCGCCAAAGATCGCGGCAGCGACGGCGGGTTCAGGTTCGATCATGGGTACTCCGGCCGGATGGAGGGGTGTGATGGGAGCGAATCGACCAGCGGATGCTCGAGATCGGTCCACGCCAGAACCATGATCTCGGCTCAGCAGCGCGCGTTGCCAATCGTCTCAGGAAACCTGTGAGCCGGCAGCGACCGCGTTGGGTGTTCACCGGCCGTCGTGTCGGCCGCAATCCTGGCAGTGCGTTCCACGTGAAACACCGGCATCCACGCCGCGACCCGTCGACCACGCGCCGTCCGCCGGCGCCCGCGGCTCAGCGCCGCCGAATCACCGTGTGGCGGTCGGCTCCCTCGCCGTAGGACTCCGACACGAGACCCCGTTCCGCGACGAGGTCATGAACGATCTTGCGCTCGTAGCTCGTCATCGGGGGCAGCGAGGCCTGCGAGGCACCCGCATCGAGGCGTGCGACCGCCGTGTCGACGAGACGCGTGAGTTCGCTCGTGCGCGAGTCACGTGATCCACCCACATCGAGGATCAGGCGCGAGAACCGCCCCGTGCGGTTCTGCACCGCGATGCGCGTGAGCTCCTGCAGCGCCTGCACGGTGTCGTGGTCGGAAAGCAGTCTCAGTGAGTCGGGCTCCTCCGCCTCGACCGATACGTACGCGCGCCCGCCGCGCACGTCGAGTGCGAGGTCTCCGTCGATGTCGGCGATATCGAGGAGCTCCTCGATGAAGTCCGCCGCGAGGTCGCCCTCCTGCTCGAGCTGCTCGTCGGTCGCCGGCTCGCGTGCGATCGACCCGGACTCCAGGGGGGTGGGGCTGCTGGTGGTCATGACGGTCCTTCGGTCAACTGCGGTCGGGGCATCCGGCAAGCCGGTGTCAGGATCCGGGCTGCGTCGTCGGCGACTGGCCGCCGCGCTTTTGCGCCTGCTTCTTGGCACGCTGCTTGCTCACGGGCTGCTGGCGCTTGGGCGCTTGGGCCTTCGCGCGCTCGGCCTCTTCGAGAAGACGCTGCTGCTCAGCCTCGTACTTCGAGATCGGAACGACCTTGCCGCTCGAGTCGATCGCCTTGCCCTTGCGTGCGAGGCGCTCTTCGCGCGCCTTCGCCGCCTCGGATCCGGGGGTCGGCATCTCGCGGATGACGAGGAACTGCTGACCCATCGTCCACAGGTTCGACACGAACCAGTAGATGACGACACCGAGAGGGAAGAAGACGCCCGAGAACACGAAGGCGAAGGGCAGGACGTACAGCATGATCTTCTGCATCTGGTACGCCTGGCCGGTCTTGGCCTCGGGGGAGAGGTTCTTCGAGATGATCTGCAGCTGCGTGAAGAACTGCGACGCGATCATGAGGACGACCAGCACGAGCAGGATGACGATCGCCGTCGTGTTGCCGGTGTTGAACGCGTCGATGAGCGTCTCGTGCAGCGACGCGACCCCGAAGAGCTTCGCGTCGTAGAACTGCTGCGTGGCCTCGGCGTTGAGCAGGCCGACGCCACCGACACCCTGCTGAGCGTGGCGGGTGACGTCGTTCAGCACGCTGAACAGCGCGAAGAAGATCGGCATCTGCACGAGCAGCGGCAGACAGCTCGAGACCGGCGTCGTGCCGTGCTTCTTGTACAGCGCCATCGTCTCGCGGCTCATCGCCTCGCGGGAGAGCTGATCGCGCTTGCCGCGATACTTCTCCTGGATTTTCCGCAGTTCAGGGGCGATTTCCATCATCTTGCGCTGGCTCTTGATCTGGCGCACGAAGAGCGGGATGAGGGCCGCGCGGACCACGATCACGAGGCCGACGATCGCGAGCACCCACGTGATGCCGTCGGCGGGCGGCAGGCCGATGGCCGTGAACAGCCAGTGCCAAGCGACGAGCACGAGCTCGACGACCCACTTCAGAGGCCAGAGGATGGTCCCGATCAGATCGAAGCCCCCGCTCGCCGTATCGGGTGCGGGGGTGGAGGCCAGCAAGAGATCCATGCGGAGGATCAGTCCTTTCCGGAGGGGGTCGGCACGACGAACCCGCGTGGGGTGAGTGCGTACCGGAAGTTCTTGCGAAGCGGCACGTCGTCGACGCCGCCCTTCGCCCAGGGGTGGCAGCGTGCGAGGCGGGCTGCCGTCAAAGCGGTCCCGACGACGGCGCCGTGCTGCTGGACTGCGCCGACGGCATACGCCGAGCACGACGGGTAGTACTTGCACACATCGCCGTACGTGTGCGAGATCGTCGCGCGATAGCCGTGCAGCAGCGCGAGCAGACCGTTACGCGGCAGCAGGGGAATGGCCGAGAGAAGACCGGATGCTTCGAACCGGGCCTCGCCGAGCGCATAGGCAGGAAGGACGCTCATGCCGCGCTCCTGGCGAGACAGCGCGAGATCTCCGCACGGAGCTCGCTGTACGCGGCGTTCGCCGAACCCGGCAGCGCGCGGATCACCACGTCCGTTCCGGGACGAACGGTGCCCACCGCCTCGGCGCAGACGGCCTTGAGCCGCCGGCGCACGGTGTTGCGAACGACGGCCGTTCCGACCTTCTTGCTCACGATGAAGCCGAAGCGCGGCGGCGCGGTGACCGCCTCAGCCCGGGCGGACACGTAGCTCACGGTGTGTGCGGCGGCACAGCGACGGCCCCGACGGACGACGGCCTTGTAGTCCGCTCCGCGGGTGAGTCGGTTCGGCCTCGCAAGCACCGGGTCTTCGGCCGGACTCAGGCCGAGAGCTCGGTGCGCCCCTTGGCGCGGCGCGCCGAGAGGATCGCGCGGCCGGCACGGGTGCGCATGCGCGCACGGAACCCGTGCTTCTTGGCGCGGCGGCGGTTGTTGGGCTGGAACGTGCGCTTGCTCATGAGATCTCTTCCGGATCAGGTGTCACCGGGCGGGGAAGCCAGCGACAGACTGGCCCTATGGAGACCGGAGACGGCGTACAGGGGACTGCCACGAGGGCATAAGTCAACCGATTAAGGCTACGTCGAGACGCCTGAGAACTCAAACTGAGCCGAACCGGGACATTATCCCCAATCCGGCGACCCCAGCCTGGCAATGACACGCGGGCGAGTCTTACAGTGGAGTTTGCCCGGCCGCGGCCTCTGACCTACCGTTGCTTCGGCAGTTATCCACAGGCTCGCGTGACCGAAGCGCGGGCCTGAGGCGCATCAACACACCCGGGGGGGCCATGTCATCGCAGCAAGTTCCAGACGTACCAGTCTGGTCAGCCGTGCTCGATGAACTCACCGCGGACGATCGTGTCACGCCCCAACTGTGGGGCTTCCTGCATCTCGCCGTCGCTCAGGGGGTGATGGGAGGCACGCTCTACCTCGATGTGCCGAACGACCTCACCGCGGCGCAGCTCAACAAGCGCATGCGCTCGCCGATCCTCGAGGCGATCTCGCGCGTGGGCGACGATGAGGTCGCGACGTTCCGCGTCGTCGTCAATCCCGATATCGCCGACCAGCACCTGACGTCGCCGATCCCGGTCCAGACTCCGATGCCGTCGCAGCCGATCGCGCAGTCGCAGCCGGCCGGCGGTCCGCGGGCGGGAATGGCAGAGACGACGGATGCGGCATCCGCCGGCTCTCGTTACGACACGCGCCTCAACCCGAAGTACACGTTCGACAACTTCGTCATCGGTCAGTCGAACCGCTTCGCCCACGCGGCCGCGGTCGCCGTCGCCGAGGCTCCCGCCAAGGCGTACAACCCGCTCTTCATCTACGGCGACTCGGGTCTGGGCAAGACGCACCTCCTGCACGCGATCGGCGATTACGCGCTGAGCCTCTACGCCGGCATCCGTGTTCGCTACGTCTCGAGCGAGGAGTTCACGAACGACTTCATCAACTCGATCGCGAACAACCGCGGCTCGGCGTTCCAGGCGCGCTACCGCGAGGTCGACATCCTCCTGATCGACGACATCCAGTTCCTGCAGGGTCGCGCCGAGACGCAGGAGGCGTTCTTCCACACGTTCAACACGCTGCACGACCACGACAAACAGGTCGTGATCACGAGCGATGTGCCGCCGCGCCAGCTCACCGGCTTCGAAGACCGCATGCGCAGCCGCTTCGAGTGGGGCCTCATCACCGACGTTCAGGCGCCCGACCTCGAGACCCGCATCGCGATCCTCCGCAAGAAGGCGCAGAACGAGCGGCTGCAGGTTCCCGACGAGGTGCTCGAGTACATCGCGACCGTCGTGTCGTCGAACATCCGCGAGCTCGAGGGCGCGCTCATCCGCGTCTCGGCGTTCGCGAGCCTCAACCGCTCGACGCTCGACATGTCCCTCGCACAGACGGTGCTGCGCGACATCGTCGACCAGGACGACGCGAACGTCGTCTCGCCGACCGACATCATCAACGCGACCGCACACTACTTCAAGCTGTCGGTCGACGACCTGTACGGATCGAGCAGGTCGCAGGCGGTCGCCACCGCGCGACAGATCGCGATGTACCTGTGCCGAGAGCGCACGAGCCTGTCGCTCCCCAAGATCGGTCAGCTCTTCGGCAACCGCGACCACACAACGGTGATGTACGCGTACAAGAAGATCAGCGACCTCATGAAGGAGCGTCGCTCGATCTACAACCAGGTCACCGAGATCACCGCGCAGCTCGGCCGCACCGCGCGCTGACCGACCGCGAGGTCGTCCACCAGGATCACACGGTGAGTATTCCTGTGCGTTCCCGTCGTTCCGCTGGGTGCCGAGGCGGATGCCGCGCCGCGTCCGTCACCCTCGAAGCCGGCCCCACGGAATATGCCTCAACGGATGCTTGACACCTGTGGAGAACGGGGCCATTATTCGCGTTCTTCACAGTGTGGAAAACCTGTGGATAACTCGGGACGACTGCGGAAGGGCTGTGGACACCGGAGGCCTCCCTGTGGACGACGGCGGCACCACGCGCTTCCCCGTGATTCCGCGGTCCCCGGGGTCTCCGCAGCCCTTCCACAAGTCACATGCGTGTAGTTCCCAAGCCTCGACTGGGGAGTCGCGAGTTATCCACACTTTCCACAGCGGTTAACACCGTGACAAAGAGTCCATTGATGAAGAACGGTTCGATGACCTCGACGTGAACGGCGCATCGCGGCGGAGCCTTCGGCGACAAACCACTGGCGCGGCCTGAGGCTGGCACTAGCATGGGTAGCCCAGCCCGATGTCGAGGGAGCGTCCGTGAAGTTCCACGTCAATCGCGATGTGTTCAGCGAAGCCGTGTCGTTCGTCGTGAAGCTTCTGCCTCAGCGCAACCCTCAGCCGATCCTGGCCGGCGTGCTCATCGAGGCATCCGACGCCGGTCTGTCCCTCTCGGCATTCGACTACGAGGCCTCCGCCCGCACCACGATCGAGGCGACCGTCGACGAGCCAGGCACGATCCTCGTGCACGGCCGCTTGCTGTCCGAGATCGCGAGCCGTCTGCCGAACGCGCCCATCCAGATCGAGCTCGACCAAGACGGCATCGTGCTCACGTGCGGCTCCGCGCGATTCACGCTCGCGTCGATGCCGGTGCAGGAGTACCCGGCGATCCCCGAGGTGACGGGCGAGTCCGGTCTTGTCCCGTCCGAGGACTTCGCGACGGCGATCTCGCAGGTCGCGTTCGCCGCTTCGCGCGACGACGTCACCCCCGTCCTCACCGGTGTGCAGCTCGAGGTGTCGGGCACGCAGCTCAGCCTCGTCGCAACCGACCGCTACCGTGTCGCGCTGCGCGACATCCCGTGGGACGGCGGAACCGTTGCCTCCGATGAGCAGACCGCCGCGCTCGTCCCCGCGCGCACCCTCACCGAGGTCGGCAAGACGTTCGCGCACGGCGGCGACATCTCGATCTCGTTCTCGGGTTCGGGCGACCGCGAGATCATCGCGTTCACCGCGGGCAACAAGACCGTGACGTCGCTGCTCATCAAGGGCAACTTCCCGCCTGTGCGCCGGCTCTTCCCTGAGCAGACCGATCACCACGCGGTCGTCAACACCGCCGACCTCACCGAGGCCGTCCGTCGCGTGTCGCTCGTGCTCGACCGATCGGCTCCGCTGCGTTTCACGTTCACGGCCGACAGCGTGTCGATGGACGCCTCCGGCACCGAGCAGGCGCGCGCGTCCGAGTCCGTCGACGCGAACCTGGTCGGCGAGGACGTGACGCTCGGCCTCAACCCGCAGTACCTGCTCGAGGCGCTCGCGGCCGTGCGCAGCGAGTTCACCCGCATCACCTTCACGTCGAGCGAGAACGCGAACAAGCTGAGCCCCGTCCTCATCACGCCGCAGACGTCGGTCGACAAGGCCGGCGAGGACTCGTTCAAGTACCTGCTGCAGCCGAACCTCCTCCTTCGTTAAGGAGGCTCTCGGCCCGCTGTCACACGGGCGGAATAAGGTGACAGGGTGATCGTCGAGCAGCTGAGCCTCGTCGACTTCCGGAACTACGCGGAAGCCGATGTCTCGCTGCATCCGGGTCCCAATGTCTTCGTCGGCCGAAACGGCCAGGGCAAGACGAATCTCGCCGAGGCGATCGCGTTCTTCGCGACGCTCGGCTCGCATCGCGTCTCGACGGATGCCCCGATGGTGCGCCACGGATCGGACGCCGCGATCGTCCGAGCGCGACTCGCGCACGGCGAGCGTCGCGTGCAGCTCGAGGTGCAGCTCAACCGGCAGGGGTCGAACAAGGCGCGCGTGAACGGCGCGGCTGTGCGCACCGCCGAGCTTCCGCGCTACGCGCAGGTCGTGCTGTTCGCCCCCGAGGATCTGCAGATCGTGCGCGGAGACCCGTCCGCGCGCCGGCGCTTCGCGGATCAACTGCTCGTCCAGCGGCGTCCGCGCATGGCCGGGGTCCTCGCCGACTACGACCGCGTGCTCAAGCAGCGCACGACTCTTCTCAAGACGGCGCGGGCGCGCGGCATCCGCGGCGACGCCCTTTCGACGCTCGACGTGTGGGACGACAAGCTCGTCGCTCTCGGCAGTCAGGTCATCGAGGCGCGGCTCGCGCTCGCCGACGAGCTCGCCGGTCCGCTCTCGCGTGCCTACACGCAGATCGCCGGCGCCGACCACCGGCCCGAGCTCGAATGGGCGCTCACCGTCCGCGGCGTGGACGCTGAAGACGCCGACGGCGACGAGAGCACGATGACGGCGGATGCCGCGGCCGCCGGCATCGCGGACCAGTTCCGCGCCGCGCTCGCCGCCCGGCGCACGGCCGAACTCGACCGCGGCCTCACGCTCGTCGGGCCGCACCGCGACGATCTCGTCCTCCGCGTGCGGGGTCTCCCGGTCCGCGGCTACGCGTCGCACGGCGAGTCGTGGTCGGTCGCGCTCGCGCTGCGCCTCGCCTCGGCCGAGCTGCTGCGCGCCGAATCGCAGCTCGGCGATCCGATCCTCATCCTCGACGACGTGTTCGCCGAGCTCGACGCCGAGCGGCGCACGCGGCTCGCCGCCCTCGCGGGCGACTTCGAGCAGGTCGTGGTGACGGCCGCCGTCGAGCAGGACGTCCCCGACACGCTGCGCGCGCGGATCGTGCGCGTCGAGGCAGGCCGGATCCTGGAGAACGCGGATGCCTGAACCTTCGACAGGCTCCGGCACCGGAGAGCACGCGGCGGCAGGCGGGGCATCCGATGGCGTTCCCGAGACGATCGCGACGTACCTGCGCCTTCGCGGCCTCGAGCCCTCGGCGCGTGCCGTGCGGAGGCGTCGCCGTCGGTACGAGGACGACGAGAACCTGCCCTTCGCGCCGGGTCGCGATCCGCGAGGCGTCGCCGACGTGCTCGCCGCGCTCACCCGCGAAGCCGGCTGGGACCCCCTGCTCGCCCGTGAGGACGTCGTGCGCACCTGGCACGAAGTGGCCGGCGGCGACACCGCGCGCCACACGCGTCCGGTGGCCTTCACGGAGGGCACGCTGACGGTCCAGGCCGACTCGACGGCATGGGCGAAGCAGCTCCAGCTCATGCGCGCGCACATCATGACCGAGATCGTCCGGCGCTATCCCGAGGCAGGTGTCGAGAGCATCCGCTTCATCGGGCCGGACGTCCCCTCCTGGAAATGGGGCTCCAGAACGGTTCCAGGGCGTGGCCCGCGCGATACCTACGGCTGAGACAGGTCCGATACCCTCCTGAGCGATTTCCGGGCCACACAGGCCCGTAGAGGCCGGTTGGCAGGGTTCCTCGGGGTAGGATGGAGGCGTCCCCCGGAACAGATGCGGAGCCTCGAGAACCTATGACGTCATCGATCCCTGAAAGCGTGCCCGAGGAACCGCGTTCGCGACCCGCACAC
Proteins encoded:
- the rsmG gene encoding 16S rRNA (guanine(527)-N(7))-methyltransferase RsmG, with the translated sequence MIEPEPAVAAAIFGDRIEVARAFTDALARHGEERGLIGPLEAERLWSRHVLNCAIAAPLFSGRVGDVGSGAGLPGLVLAIARPDVEWVLIEPMERRVAWLEEQAAALGLSNVEVVRGRAEEWSHGPTLDAVTARAVSALRTLIPLSAPLVRDGGELILLKGAAASDEIAAAEKQIRRFGLRDVRVEVLGEGLLDQPTRVVRATVR
- the dnaN gene encoding DNA polymerase III subunit beta, with amino-acid sequence MKFHVNRDVFSEAVSFVVKLLPQRNPQPILAGVLIEASDAGLSLSAFDYEASARTTIEATVDEPGTILVHGRLLSEIASRLPNAPIQIELDQDGIVLTCGSARFTLASMPVQEYPAIPEVTGESGLVPSEDFATAISQVAFAASRDDVTPVLTGVQLEVSGTQLSLVATDRYRVALRDIPWDGGTVASDEQTAALVPARTLTEVGKTFAHGGDISISFSGSGDREIIAFTAGNKTVTSLLIKGNFPPVRRLFPEQTDHHAVVNTADLTEAVRRVSLVLDRSAPLRFTFTADSVSMDASGTEQARASESVDANLVGEDVTLGLNPQYLLEALAAVRSEFTRITFTSSENANKLSPVLITPQTSVDKAGEDSFKYLLQPNLLLR
- the yidD gene encoding membrane protein insertion efficiency factor YidD; the protein is MSVLPAYALGEARFEASGLLSAIPLLPRNGLLALLHGYRATISHTYGDVCKYYPSCSAYAVGAVQQHGAVVGTALTAARLARCHPWAKGGVDDVPLRKNFRYALTPRGFVVPTPSGKD
- the rpmH gene encoding 50S ribosomal protein L34, giving the protein MSKRTFQPNNRRRAKKHGFRARMRTRAGRAILSARRAKGRTELSA
- the recF gene encoding DNA replication/repair protein RecF (All proteins in this family for which functions are known are DNA-binding proteins that assist the filamentation of RecA onto DNA for the initiation of recombination or recombinational repair.) yields the protein MIVEQLSLVDFRNYAEADVSLHPGPNVFVGRNGQGKTNLAEAIAFFATLGSHRVSTDAPMVRHGSDAAIVRARLAHGERRVQLEVQLNRQGSNKARVNGAAVRTAELPRYAQVVLFAPEDLQIVRGDPSARRRFADQLLVQRRPRMAGVLADYDRVLKQRTTLLKTARARGIRGDALSTLDVWDDKLVALGSQVIEARLALADELAGPLSRAYTQIAGADHRPELEWALTVRGVDAEDADGDESTMTADAAAAGIADQFRAALAARRTAELDRGLTLVGPHRDDLVLRVRGLPVRGYASHGESWSVALALRLASAELLRAESQLGDPILILDDVFAELDAERRTRLAALAGDFEQVVVTAAVEQDVPDTLRARIVRVEAGRILENADA
- a CDS encoding DUF721 domain-containing protein; translated protein: MPEPSTGSGTGEHAAAGGASDGVPETIATYLRLRGLEPSARAVRRRRRRYEDDENLPFAPGRDPRGVADVLAALTREAGWDPLLAREDVVRTWHEVAGGDTARHTRPVAFTEGTLTVQADSTAWAKQLQLMRAHIMTEIVRRYPEAGVESIRFIGPDVPSWKWGSRTVPGRGPRDTYG
- a CDS encoding protein jag gives rise to the protein MTTSSPTPLESGSIAREPATDEQLEQEGDLAADFIEELLDIADIDGDLALDVRGGRAYVSVEAEEPDSLRLLSDHDTVQALQELTRIAVQNRTGRFSRLILDVGGSRDSRTSELTRLVDTAVARLDAGASQASLPPMTSYERKIVHDLVAERGLVSESYGEGADRHTVIRRR
- the rnpA gene encoding ribonuclease P protein component, translated to MLARPNRLTRGADYKAVVRRGRRCAAAHTVSYVSARAEAVTAPPRFGFIVSKKVGTAVVRNTVRRRLKAVCAEAVGTVRPGTDVVIRALPGSANAAYSELRAEISRCLARSAA
- the yidC gene encoding membrane protein insertase YidC, producing MDLLLASTPAPDTASGGFDLIGTILWPLKWVVELVLVAWHWLFTAIGLPPADGITWVLAIVGLVIVVRAALIPLFVRQIKSQRKMMEIAPELRKIQEKYRGKRDQLSREAMSRETMALYKKHGTTPVSSCLPLLVQMPIFFALFSVLNDVTRHAQQGVGGVGLLNAEATQQFYDAKLFGVASLHETLIDAFNTGNTTAIVILLVLVVLMIASQFFTQLQIISKNLSPEAKTGQAYQMQKIMLYVLPFAFVFSGVFFPLGVVIYWFVSNLWTMGQQFLVIREMPTPGSEAAKAREERLARKGKAIDSSGKVVPISKYEAEQQRLLEEAERAKAQAPKRQQPVSKQRAKKQAQKRGGQSPTTQPGS
- the dnaA gene encoding chromosomal replication initiator protein DnaA, with amino-acid sequence MSSQQVPDVPVWSAVLDELTADDRVTPQLWGFLHLAVAQGVMGGTLYLDVPNDLTAAQLNKRMRSPILEAISRVGDDEVATFRVVVNPDIADQHLTSPIPVQTPMPSQPIAQSQPAGGPRAGMAETTDAASAGSRYDTRLNPKYTFDNFVIGQSNRFAHAAAVAVAEAPAKAYNPLFIYGDSGLGKTHLLHAIGDYALSLYAGIRVRYVSSEEFTNDFINSIANNRGSAFQARYREVDILLIDDIQFLQGRAETQEAFFHTFNTLHDHDKQVVITSDVPPRQLTGFEDRMRSRFEWGLITDVQAPDLETRIAILRKKAQNERLQVPDEVLEYIATVVSSNIRELEGALIRVSAFASLNRSTLDMSLAQTVLRDIVDQDDANVVSPTDIINATAHYFKLSVDDLYGSSRSQAVATARQIAMYLCRERTSLSLPKIGQLFGNRDHTTVMYAYKKISDLMKERRSIYNQVTEITAQLGRTAR